Below is a genomic region from Prochlorococcus marinus str. MIT 0918.
TTCCATAAAAATTATTATTATTACTAGATAGATTACTTGGCAAAAATGTGGCCGTAGTGATAAAATTTAAATCAATTTTATCATTTATTTTTCTAGTAAAAGGTACGTGAATAGAACCAATTAAATTCTTAGATGAAACTGAAGAGATATAATTATTGAAAATATTTCCATTTACACTATCTCCATTTCGTATATGCCATGATTCAAGTGAGAGAAATATTGAAGATGACCATTTATCGGTATTAATTATTCTCTTTTTTACAGAAGTTCCATATATTTCCCAATAATTAGGGATAAATTTATTACCATTAACAAATGAATATAAACCATCATCTGCTACAGAGTAAAAACCAGAGACCTGGAGGTTTTTGTTAACTCCATAATCAATTTGATAGGAATAGTTCTGATTTCCTGTACCACCGGCCGCACCTCCCGAAAAAGATGAAACAGAAAAGAATGATTGTAAGAAGTCTGATTTATCTAAATAATTATCAGTAGGAAAAGAAGGACTTAGACGAAGTGGTTTTATAAAATCTAAATCTCTAGGCTCGATTAGCATTATTGACTCTTCTACATCTTCTAATGAATTTGATTCGTTTTGGATGTTAATTATTTCTTCTAAGCTGTCCTCTAATTGATCATCTTCCAAATATTCCCATTCAACTTGGTTTTCCAAATAAAGATTTGGCAATGAGATTTTTTCCCATTTAATTTCATTATTAATATTTTCATTGGAATTATCAGCTTTTGATTGATTCTTGGGACTAAAAATAAAAGCCAGGATAAATAAATATGCAAAACTTGACCTTCTTAGTAATATTTTTTTTATGAATAAGACTAAATCTTTACTATATATTGCCTTCATTATTTTAATTATCCAAGATCTAAGGACTTATAGAAAACAATTTTTGAAATCGCACTATAACATCAATTACTCAGGTTTTTCTCCAAACAGCTAAAAGTTTGCCTTGAATTTGAACCATTTCAGCTTCTAATTCGATTGGATCATAAGCAGGGTTTGCTGCCTCTAACCTTACAAAGGAACCATTACGGTAAAAATGTTTGAGTGTAGTCCCTGATCCTGGAACCATTGCACTAACAACAGTTCCATCTTTAATAAAAGATGGTTCCCTAACGGGCTCCATTAAAACTACATCTCCATCAGCTATATAAGAATCAACCATTGAATCCCCATTCACTGTCAAAGCAAATAGACCTCTAGTTTGAAGAACTGTACTCATATCTAATGTTTCTTGAACATCATCAAAAGTTTCTACTAAACCACCTGCAGCAACTGCTCCAAGAACAGGAATTCCTGATAATGCATTATCTACTAACTGTAATGTCCTCGCCTGACCTTCTTTCCAAGTAATCCAACCTTTTTCTTGAAGATGTTTTAAACGACTCTGAATAGGAGCAGGAGATCGAAGCCCCATAGCAGTCATCATCTGCCTAATAGAAGGGCTATGGTGATGCGCAGCTATGTAATCGGATAACCAATCAAAAAGCTCCTGCTGTGCTGAAGTAAGTTCTTCGCCTTCCATTAGCCCTCAAGTAATGCATTTGTTCTCCAATACATATGTACCTAATGAATTGCTTTTCTGCAAGGTTTATAGCCCGCCAAGCAAAGCAGCTAAAAGAGCTTGTTGCACATGCAAACGATTTTCAGCCTGATCAAATATTTTGCTGGCATTACTTTCAAAAACCTCTTCACTAATTTCTTCTCCTCTGTGCGCAGGCAAACAATGCAAAACTATTGAATCTTTATGAGATTTTGCCATCAAACTTTTATCAACCGTAAATCCCTGAAAAGAATCCTTTCTTTGCAATTGCTCTTTTTCTTGTCCCATAGATGCCCAAACATCAGTATAAACAACATGAGCTCCTTCTACTACTTCCAAAGGATCATTTGATATTTCTATTCGTGATGCTGAACCTGCTAGTGCTTTTGCTTGTTTAATAATTAGTGATAAAGGTTCAAAGCCTTTTGGAGAAGCTATATGAACATCTACTCCTAAAATAGCTCCACATATCATTAAAGAATTAGCAACATTATTTCCATCTCCTATATATGAAAGTTTTAAGCCATCAAAACTACCAAATACTTCCTTGATAGTAAGAAAATCAGCTAAAGCTTGACATGGATGTTCTAAATCTGTAAGTGCATTAATAATAGGAATAGAAGCCCATTTAGCATAGTTTAGAATTTCATCGTTAGAATAAGTTCTTATTGCTAACACATCACAATAACGACTTAAGACTCTTGCAGTATCTCTAACAGGCTCGCCTCTTCCTACCTGAGTTGCTTGCAAGCTTAAATCAATTGTTTGTCCCCCTAGTCTTGCTATTGCAACTTGAAAACTTACTCTTGTTCTCGTCGAAGCCTTACTAAAAAGCAATCCTAATACTCTATTCCCAAGGTCTATCCTGCGATTACCTTTTTTTAGTTGTGTTGCTAATTCCAAAAGAGCTGAAATCTGCTCTGATTTCAAGTCTGAGCAAGATATATAATCGCAACCATTTAAGTTACTAAGTTGACTAGAGATTGATTGAGAAGACAAGTCCATATAAATACTCTTAAATTAAATTTATCGGTAGAAAATGCTAATTAGTAAAATATAAATTTAAAGCTATTTATGGCAATACAGTTTCTGAAAGTAAAGATTTTAAATCATCACCCTCAATAACCTCCTTCTCTAGAATCATTTGAGCAATATTTTCTAATAAAGGCAAATTACGTCTAAGGATATTTAAAGCACTTTCATGAGCCTCATCAACAAGACTTCTTACTTCTTTATCAATCGCTTGAGCAGTAGCATCACTCACTGCC
It encodes:
- the argF gene encoding ornithine carbamoyltransferase produces the protein MDLSSQSISSQLSNLNGCDYISCSDLKSEQISALLELATQLKKGNRRIDLGNRVLGLLFSKASTRTRVSFQVAIARLGGQTIDLSLQATQVGRGEPVRDTARVLSRYCDVLAIRTYSNDEILNYAKWASIPIINALTDLEHPCQALADFLTIKEVFGSFDGLKLSYIGDGNNVANSLMICGAILGVDVHIASPKGFEPLSLIIKQAKALAGSASRIEISNDPLEVVEGAHVVYTDVWASMGQEKEQLQRKDSFQGFTVDKSLMAKSHKDSIVLHCLPAHRGEEISEEVFESNASKIFDQAENRLHVQQALLAALLGGL
- the lexA gene encoding transcriptional repressor LexA, with the translated sequence MEGEELTSAQQELFDWLSDYIAAHHHSPSIRQMMTAMGLRSPAPIQSRLKHLQEKGWITWKEGQARTLQLVDNALSGIPVLGAVAAGGLVETFDDVQETLDMSTVLQTRGLFALTVNGDSMVDSYIADGDVVLMEPVREPSFIKDGTVVSAMVPGSGTTLKHFYRNGSFVRLEAANPAYDPIELEAEMVQIQGKLLAVWRKT